The sequence GTTGGTTTATATTCCGTTGACGTATATAACGGTGATGTCGGCTTGGAAAGGAGCATATTTAAGTAGAAAAGACAAGAATACTTATCTGTATATCCCGATGTTTGGGTTTGTTGCATTATTTAATTGGTCTATTATTGGTTACACGCTATGGGATGGTATGTTTGTTTTAGTAAAGGATGGCAAGCTAGCGATTAGCTCAAGTATATTATTTACAACAATTTACTTTACACTGATAGTGATTGCGATGATTATGCGAAGAGTTGCCGACACTCGAATAATGCGAGCAGAAGGATGACAAGTCCTAGCCAATTTCGCAATTCCGGTGCAAACGTGCGATAATAAGAAAAAATGATGAAGTAGGCTGATGAGATGACAAAAACAATCGATTTACAAGTGAATGCAAAAAATATAGCAGATTTGAAAAAAGGCTATCCGTTAATTTTGAAGGAAGCGATTATTAACGTCAACGTTTTGACGGAGGAAGGTGCAATTGTTCGCTTGGTGGACAGAGACCGTCGTTTTGTGGCAAAAGGCTATTATGGCAATCAAAACAAAGGGATTGGCTGGGTGTTGACGCAAAAAGAAGAGGAAGCGATTGACTTCAATTTCTTCGAATCAAAAATTGCGAAGGCGCTTGAACGCCGAGAAGCCCTTTTTGCAGACCCAGATACGACGGCGTTTCGCGTCTTTAACGGAGAGGGTGATGGCATCGGCGGATTGTCGATTGATTTCTTCGACGGTTATTATATGGTGAGCTGGTATAGCCAAGGAATTTATTCGATGAAGCATCATGTTTATAGTGTGTTGGATAAAATCGTTGAGTATAAAGGTATATATGAGAAAAAGCGCTTTGATATGAAGGGCGAATATATCGAGCAGGATGATTTTGTTCGTGGAGAGCAAGGTGATTTCCCGATTATCGTCAAGGAAAATGGCATGAATTTTGCGGTCAATTTGAATGATGGCGCAATGACGGGTATTTTCTTGGATCAGCGTGATATGCGTCAAGCGATTCGTGATAAGTATGCGCAGGGTAAAAATGTGCTGAATACGTTTTCGTATACAGGTGCGTTTTCGGTTGCAGCAGCACTTGGTGGTGCAATGAAGACGACGAGTGTCGATTTGGCGAAACGTAGCTTAGCGAAGACGATTGAACAGTTCAGTGTCAACGGCATTGACTATGAACAGCAGGATATTAAAGTGATGGATGTTTTCGAGTATTTCCGTTACGCGAAGCGCAATGAATTGAAGTTTGACCTTGTCATTTTGGATCCACCCAGCTTTGCGCGGACGAAGAAGTATTCGTTTAGCACAGCGAAGGATTATCCGGCTTTGCTGAAAGATGCCATTGCCATTACGGAGAAAAATGGTGTCATTGTAGCATCGACGAATAATGCGAGCTTTGGCATGAAGAAGTTCAAAACGTTCATTGAAGAAGCATTTAAGGATGCAGGTTCTTCGTTCAAGATTCTTGAGGAGTCGTCATTGCCGAGAGATTTCCGTACAAACCGTGATTTCCCGGAATTCAATTATTTAAAAGTAGTTGTTTTGCAGAAGTTGAAATAAGTAGATGGAGCCGCACCTGGGCGTACTGGGTGCGGCTTTTATTATCCGGATTGATTTGCAATCAGTAATTACATCTGGGTTCTATTGAAATAAGTAGCTGCTCATCTATTCATAATTTTGGCATGACTTCTTTGGAAAACCGTTCTAAGGATTCCTCCAAAAGCCGTGCAGGCAAAATCCCGAAGAAGGATGACAACAGGTTGACATGCTGTATACCAAACTCCTCGTTTAGTTGTTTTATTTTTCTGGCACATGTTTCAGGACCGCCGATAATCGCTAACTGTTCAAAGAATAATTCAGGTTCCAGATCATCCTCAGAATTGATTAATGAAAAACGGTCGGTACGAATTTTTTTCAAACGGGATGTCAGTTGACAAACCGTCGGCCAAATATCGTCTCGCGCTTGCTGATCACTTTCCCCCACGTAGACAAAACGTCCAACGGGAATGGATGGCGTATGGCCACCGGATTCTTTGAATACATGTAGGCAACGGCTAAGACTTTCAATAGATTGAATACCATGTAAGATTAGGTGGTGACCGGCCTCAGCAGCCCATTTGACAGAGTCATCAGAATAAGCAGCGACGTAAATAGGAGGGTGAGGTGTTTGAATTGGCATCGGTGAAAAATCCAGTTCGTTGTCTCCAACGCGCACAATACCTTTTGTCCAATAGTCTAGAATTTCGCTCACCCCGTTACGGAAAAGTTCGGTTCTTTGTGAAGCGTCAATTTGATAGCTATCAAAATAATGGCCGGGATGTCCACGCGAAACACCGAAGTCAACTCTGCCTCCTGAAAGTCTATCCATTGAAGCAATTTCTTCCGCCAGTCGTAAAGGGTGGTGAAGAGGTGTAATCAATGCAGAAAACCCAACCCTTAATGAGGAAGATAAAGCTGCAAAGGTCGCGCCAAGAATAAGGGGTGAAAAGCAGCTTCTGTTACGTTGGAAATGCTCTTCGTTAATCCAAACGGAAGAATAGCCCCATTTTTCAAGTTGAGGAATCATTGTTAGTAGGCGGTCATCTTGTAGGGATTCTAGTCCACCGCTGCTACCTGATAGTCCAAACTTCATCATAATTTGTTGCCTCCTTGCGAAGTGTGTTCTGAAATTGTGTAAACATAGAAACTGTCAATTGATATAGTTAAAGTTTGCGAATAAGAGTTCATAGTCTTCTTAGCTGATATCGAGACCATAAAACTGCTTGTAGAAACTCTTTGTTTCTTCCTCCATATCAATATCCTCAAACAGCTCAGGGTAAAGTGTTTTGCCCATCCATAAGACAGCTAAACCAGTCTCAGGGTAACCTTGATACCATCAATCAAGAAATGGCACGCAAACTTTCATGCCTTCCATAGAAGTTCCTTCAAAATTAGCTGCAGTTACGCCGATAGGGGTTCCGTACAACTCGCTTAAACACTCGCTAGTAATCACATCATTAGGCCTACCGTAATCTTGAATCTTACCGCCTGTCATGATGGCAACTTTATTCCCTGACAAAAATGCATGATTAGGGGAGTGAGTGATCAAAACAATAGATATCCCTGTTTCGGAAATTTGTCTGATTGTACGCAAGATTTTACTTTCATTGCCATAATCTAAACTTGCGGTAGGCTCATCCATAATCATAATTTCTGCTTGTTGTACCAATGCGCGTGCCACCATCACCATTTGTTTTTCTCCGCCACTTAGCTCACTAAACGTTCGATCCTTTAAATGGATAATATCTAACTTTTCTAACGTATCGGTCACCATCTCCATATCTTTTTTTCCGGGAGACGATAAATAACCGATATGTGGATTTCTGCCCATCACGACCATATCTTCAACGGTGTAGGGAAAAGAAACGATCGTCGTTTGAGGAACATAAGCAATTTTTTTAGACATTTCTTTAGCGGTCATCTTTTTGGTGTTAATCCCTCCAAGAAACACATCCCCTGACTCTAAACGATTCATCCCTAACAGACAGCGTATCAGTGTTGTTTTTCCTGTTCCGTTTGGTCCGAGAAGACAGAGTACATCGCCTTTTGCAATCGAAAAGGATATACCTTTGAGTATGGGTGAATCCTTGTTGTGGCTATAGTATAAGTCTTTTACCTCTAGTATCATGTCCATCCCTTCTTTACTTTTGATAGTAAGATAACAAAAAATGGTGTCCCAATAAGAGCGGTTAAGATTCCTAATGGAATTTCAAGCGAGCTTGCACTTCGACTAATATTATCGACTAATAAGATAAAGGACCCGCCTAGTAAGAAGGATGTAGGTAGTAAATAGTAGAAGTTTGGACCGACAATCATTCTGGCCATATGGGGAATGATTAGTCCAACCCACCCGATAATCCCGCTAATACTAACCGCCGCAGCTGTCATTAATGTGGCGCAAAGAATGACAACAATGCGAATGAGCCCGGTTTGAATACCTAGTGATTTTGCTTCTTCATCACCGATAGAAAGGACATTGATTTGCCATCTGATGAGGAATAGGATGAAGAGTGAAATGCTCATTGGAATGAGCGCAATTAAAATATCCTGGTTAGTTACTTTGGATAAACCGCCCATTAACCAGAACGTAATGGCTGGTAAGGTGTCTTCAGGATCAGCTATGTATTTCAATAGTGAAATGAGCGCTTGGAAGAAAGCACCTACGATGATCCCACCCAAAATTAAGACGATGATGGAGTCTTTACCGAATATTCTACTGACTGCAATGGCGAGACCGACTGCTAACAGACCAAAAATAAATGCAAATATTTGTATGGCGTACCAAGGTAAATAGATAGTCATGGCTAATGCTGCACCAAACCCTGCACCTGCCGAAACACCTAAAATATCGGGAGATGCCATTGGATTTTTAGTTAGGTTTTGGAAAGCAGCACCTGAAACGGCAAGGACACCACCGACAATAATCGCGGCGGTAATTCTAGGAATCCTGACATTGAAGATGACCGTTTCCATCGTATCTGACCAAGTTTTGGGTATGTCGATGATTTTTGAAGCGAGTATGTCAAAGACGACACTTGGTGCGATTGGATATCTTCCCATGACGAATGACAGGACGGATAGTAGAATTAAGATAATGAGTAGGATGATTAACTTGAATGATATTTTTTTGTAGATATGTTTCATTAGAGATACCCTCCATGAGTGACTAAACATTTCTTGAAAAAATAGTAGGAGTTTATAAGTTGGGTCTACAAATATGAGTAGTGGAAACCTAAGCAATAAGTAAGGATTTTCTTACCTTACTTATTGCAGAAGGCATCCACGAAGTAGTGAAACGGATTTAATAGAACTTTTCAGTTTACTTCCCAGCCAAAATCTCTTCAGCTTCTTCTTTTGTCAATGTGTAACCGTAAAACTTCCCGTAGAAATCAATCATTTCTTGAACAACGTCCAAGTCTTTAAACAGTTCAGGATAGAATTGTTTTGCTGCGAACATAACCATCAACGGTTGCTCACTTGTTCGATTTGCCCAAATATGAGCACCAAGTGGTGTACTGTAAATGCGTTGGTCTTTCACAGCTGTGATATTCTTATACCGCCCGTCTGTGTTTAACTCAACAATATCAGAAGGATTTGACACGATTAAAACCTCGGGATCCCAATCTAAAAACTGTTCAATCGAGAAGTTCTGCGTTTCTAAATTACTACCATCTTCTGTAACGCTTAAACCGCCCGCCTGTTTAATCCACCATTCTGCAATTGCATGTGGCTGGCTAAGATTCTTAACGTTCATGTTTAATACTTTTACCTTTTCTTCTTCCGAGAGGTCTTTTACGATCGATGTAACTTTTTCGATAGAATTATCGAAGTACTCGGTATATTCCTGTGCTTTTTCTTGCTTATTAAAAATTTCTCCAACTAATTTAATGGTCTTTTTAACATCTTCAGGCTCTTTCCAAGACAAGAAAACTACACGCAAATTATTGTTTTCAAAAGTACTAATCATATCTTCACTCATCGTAAAGATGACGTCTGGATCAGCTTTTAAAATCTCTTCGATATTCGGATCGGAGGATTCTGTTTGCATTTTTGGTTTACTAGCTAAATTTGGAGCAAACTTAGGTAAGTACTCCCATCTATTTTGTTTTGCAAAGCTTTCAGGTAAACCACTAACTATTTTATCTCCTTCACCAACTGCTAATAAAAATGAACTTAAGACAGGAACTGAACCAACCAATACAACCTTTTCAATATTAGTTGATAATGTTACTTTTCTACCTGCCATGTCTGTAATTTCATGCTCGGTTGGTTCTTGGACAACCTCGACCTCTGGTTTAGTTACTGGTTTCTCTTCGGCTTCATTATTGTTGTTGACACTTGAGTTACCACAAGCTGTCATCACCAATGTGAATATAAGTAAAATTATTATGCTAATGTTCTTCATTTTTTTATTCATTATGAAATTCCTTCCCTGCTTGGATTGTAATGATCTCTCTTATTTTGCCTGAATAACAATTTTCTCAGCAGATTTACCGAAGAAATGATATCCCGAGCCACCCTCGCTAATCATATCGAGTAACTCATCGGGCTTTGTCACCATGACACCACCAATGACATTGACGCCCCTTTTGAAAAAGGGGATTGGCAGCATACTACTAGTAGGGCCAACAATGACAACTTGAGCATCTTCTTTGCAATAGCTGAGTAAACTATGAATCGTATCATTGATCAATGTGGTACCTGTTGCAATTAAGACATCTGCTTGTGGGATTACCTCAGGAGCCTCTGATGCAGGCCTGAAGTAAGGTAACTCATCTTCCTTTAAAGTGGCCGGATCGAGTTCTAGAACAATAAAAGGCTGTTTCCACTTTTTAAATCTACGTAAATAGGGTGCAAGAGCGCCGATAACAACGACCAAAGCATTTTCGGGAATATCGATCACATCAATTGGATCGACTCCCTTTTCAATGGTGTATTCAGTAGGGGGGGCCAAATGCCAGCATGTGTTTGCTAAAGCATTCAAGACAGCAATCGCAAAGGATTTTCTAATCATGCTGTTTGAATGAATATCCTTTAAAAAACTTTCCGCACTAGCACCTCTAATTTTCCCTGGAATTGGCATACTTGCTGCGGAACTCGGGCAACACACCGCCTCTGGAATTGACTTAATAGGTGTATAACTGACACCGCCATAACCATTGCTTAACTTGACACCGGTAAAAAATAAGCCGATAGCCGCTCTTTCAATCGTGATTGTTGCTAATTGATCGCCCAGTGTAGTTCGGATAATATCTGCTGCTTCTTGCAAAATATCATCCTTTTTAGCTACTTCCACCATGCTGTCACCTCCAGGGATTATCTTTTACAACAGCTTTCTTCTGCTTCGCCTGAACTCTCTACCTGATCAAGATTGCGAACCGCCATATGAAACTTTGAATCACCACATAAACTCGGTACTGTTGAGTCTGCAAGTAACGTAAAACCAGAATCGGTTATAAATGTTTTATATCTTTCTTCGTGACACAGCGGATGGCCTCCAATTGAAACGGCCTTATTTAGATCAGATAGACCTTGATCCTCTTCACCACAGCCGGGGCTGCAGAACCAGTGATTAGAGATGAGAAGACCTCCTGGATTGACAAAGTTAGCTACTTTTTCGTATGTGGGTAGTAGCTCTTTGCGGTATTGATAGAGACTATGGGACAGAATGATAATATCGAACTTTTTATTTGTATTACCTGTTAATAGTTCTTTTAAATTGTAGTTTTGAATGGTTACATTCGATTCAAGACTGTGACTCTTCAAATACTTGGTTGCATAATCAAATTGGTTTACAGGGCAAATTACGTCTCCTTGCAGCAATGAGTTTTCCTTACACAATGAAAATGCGAATATTCCAGCTGGATTGCTAACATCGAGGATAGATTTTGCAGAAGAATACCCCTCCCAGCGCTTAATTCTATTAATAATTTCAGTTTGTTCATATAACGCAAACTGTTCTTGTGCATTCATATAGCTTTCATCAATTACCGGCTGTGGGATATCTTTTTTTGTTAACACTTTGGCTAAGTTATTCCACCGTTCTTCTTCCTTTAAGGCTTGAATTAATAAATCACCTTGATAATAGGAACTTGTGGGGACCAAATAGATAGATGCAAGGTCGCTATTTTTAAAAAGTTTTTCTTCAAGAACAAGTAAATTCAAATCCACCAGGGATTGCAGGAATATGCCTGTAAATTGCCCGTCTAAACCGTACTTGTCGTTAATCTGTTCTTTAGTCCATTGTTCGTGTTCTAATGATTGAAATAAGCCGAGTTCAACACCAGCAGAAACAATAGACAACCGATAATGTCCATAAAACAAGTTTTGAATGAAATGAATATCCTTCAACTGAGTAGATGATTGTAAAGAAACCATTTTAAAAAGCCTCCTTGTTTTTTGTTTTTCACAGTAATAGCAATCAATGAAACCAATTAATTCTGTTGGCCCATTTAATTCCCCCCTATTGAATTGAAATTTCTATGGATGAAAAAAAGGAAAATATTTTAGATTAGATAAACAAACACCAGTGATACATTTTTTTCATACCAAAGAGGAACGGCAATTCGATTTGTAATTTTTCTAGTGAGAAAAAAATTAGCTTATCCCCATCTCCTTTTTTGCAGTTTTAACCGAAATACGACATTCGAGTTATAACTAGTTATAAATAGGTATAATAGATATAACTATTCAAAACAAAACATAACAAGTGAAATAAGTTGCGTCAAGTGGAGATGGGGAAAACTCAATTAAATTAATAGAGCTACGTTCACTGTTTTGCCCCAATTGATATAGGTGTATTGATTGAGGTAACAATGGGGTAAGGGATTTAACTCATAGGTTTTTTGAAGGGCTAAAAAGTAGTGAATACTGTGGGGCTAGGGGGTTATTGGGATGCGAAATATGTCGAATATTGAATGTAGATTCAAAGTTTAGTAAGGGTAGTTCATAGTATGTATTTCGATACAAAGAAATCGTGTTGTTGTTATTCTCCGGAGCTACAGGTGGATATGTGTTTTTTTAATCTTTACATGTCCAATTAAATATGTTTGGATATAAGTAGTTATAACTGGTCGTAAGAAAGTGTTTGTAATTCCATTTTAAGGAGGGATTATATGTGGACGTTATATGATAAGTTAATTGGACAAATAAGTGATGAATATATCGCTAATGAGGTGATTGCTGGCCTTTCCTGGACTGCGATTCAGTCAAAATCACTTGGATTAGCGATGAGCATGCCTCGTTCTTTACAGCCATCGCCTCTTTCTGGTAATTGCCAGGGTCAACCTATACAGAAGTTAGCTAATAGTATAAAGTCTTGGGACTTTTTTGAGGCTTCGTTAGGTTTAAGTGCTATTAACTCTGCCACGAATACCCTGGAATCGGTTCTGTCTATGGAAAGCGAAGGATACAGACAATTAGGTTCGAAAAGTGCGCTTAGCCTTATTGCCGATAAAGTGACTGGTAAACGTGTGGCGGTTATCGGACATTTTCCTGATTTAGATAAGCTGGCTTCTACTTGCCAACTGACTATTTTGGAAAGAAGGCTACAAATCGGGGATACACCAGATCCAGCTGCAGAATATCTACTACCTGAGCAAGATATTGTGATTATGACATCCTCAACATTGATTAATAAAACGGCTCCTAGATTGTTAGAGCTATCGAAAGATGCTGTGACCATTATGCTTGGACCAAGCACGCCGCTGTCACCGGTTCTTTTTGAAATGGGGGTAGATATGATCAGTGGTTTAATCGTCGAGGACGAGGAGAATGTTCTGCGTTGCGTAAAAGAAGGAGGCGGTATGCGAACTTTCCGAAACGCGGTGAGATATGTAAATCTTGCGAAGGCTGATTCTCTAATTGGAAAGTGGGAGATGAAAAGTGAAAGAGTTTAACGAATTATTGAAAGAAGCAGCGGAATATCATGGTCATTTATGTGCGGGTCAAATTTTGGGCGTTAGAATAGGGATGGCTGGATTGAAGTGGCTACAAATAGACGAACCAGTGGGGAATAAGAGTCTAATTATTTACGTAGAAACGGATCGTTGTGCGGCCGATGCTTTACAGACTGTAACTGGTTGTAAATTAGGAAAAAGATCTTTAAAGCATATGGATTATGGGAAGATGGCTGCAACGTTTGTCAATATATATGAAAATAAAGCAGTTAGGGTTGTTGTTCCGGGTCATGTTCGGGAATTAGCGAAGAACTATAGTTCGAACAAAGAAAATCCATATATGGAAGCTTACAAAGTCATGCCTGATGAGGAACTCCTGCTGTTCGAGGAGGTAATTGTTGATTTTAAACCAGAAGACCTACCCGGTAAGCCTTTACGAAGAATTACATGTGAAAAGTGTGGAGAAGAAGTGAATGACGGACGAGAAGTTGTCGTTGACTCGTCAACTATTTGTAAAGCTTGTTACTCAACGCCCTATTATAAAGTAATTCACTAGTCATGGAGAGAGCTGGCATTTCACTATGTATGAGACATCTAAAGAATCATCTGAAAAAATAAAGGCAACAACGCTGCTCTCTCAGCATTGTTGCATGATGTCATCAAGGTATAGTTCGACCTATTCATAGCGGATTCCAGTTACGAGAGATCATTCAATTCCGCATTCAATTTCTTCGCCTGATTTCTGAAATAAAGATAGAAAGAAGTCCAGAAAATAGCATAGACGACAATGAATAATCCTAGTGTCAGTAAGAAGCTTTTCATAGTAAATGGAATCCAGCCAATGCCAAACGCCAAAATAAAGTACAGCACAACAACTGTTACGAAGTGGAGCGCGGTCTGTTGAGAGAGGCGCAAATTGGTATTTTCGAAATAGAGTGGGCTGACTGTGAAAAACCATCCGCTGAAAATAGAGCCGAGTGAATTTTTTAAGAATAATTGCCCGTCTAACACGTCCTGCTCGCCCCAAAAAACGACGGAATTCGTTAATAGTACAGCGATAAATGCGCCAAAGAAAATACCAATCATACTACGGAATAAAAAGGTTTTCATTCGCTCCCCCTCCTCTTGTTCATTTTCAATGATTCTTTAATGGTGTTGACGTATGTGCGAGAAACGTATTCCTTTGCCCCTGATTTAAAATAGACGCACAGTGTTCCGTTGAAGGACGCTTCAAAGCTACTCATTTCATGAAGATTAGCGATGACTGATTTAGAGAGCCGGACGAATTTATTCGAAGGAAGAATTTCTTCTAACTCGTATAGTTTCTCTTTTAATTTAAAAGAACCGTCGGCTGTGACTGCGACAACTCCATCCTTTTCGCTGTGGCAATAGTGGATGTCGCGGGGCTTTAGGATATGTTGCATATCGCCATCTTTTCCAACAAGGAACTCCGTTTCCCTTCCTTTTATGAAATCAAGAATCTCCTGAACAGAATGATCTAATTCTGGAGATTCAATCGTCACTTTTGTTTCTTTATAGGCACTGTCGATGTTCAATGATACTTTCATGGCAAGACCTCCTTAGATAATAGTATACAACTAATCTACGATTGTCTTGGAGTAGTCTATCAATCCCGTCTTTTATTCGTAAAGCTGATAATAACGAATGCGACCAGTACTAAACCGGCAATGTAACCGATGGAGATGAGTGTACTGTTGTCAAACACAAGCTGCCCATTCCAAACCGCTATGAAGAGATTATTCATATGGTAGAGTGAGTTCACGTCAGCGATAATTTGAACGAATTTCGGCATCATGGCAATTGGCATCGTGAAGCCGCCTGTAATCATGACAACTTGGAAAATGACGATGGAAAAGACCAGCGCTGCGTTCATGCTTTTGAATAAAGAATAGATTGCTGAAGAAATGATCAGCAATACGGCATTCAGGATAATGAAAAATCCGTAAGCACTTAGAAAACGCACTGGCTGGAACGATAAATCATAAGCAATCATCCCGATGCCATAGACAAGGAAAAAGCCGATGCTTGTAATAATGATGGATTTCAATATGGCTGACAACAATAGCATTTTTTTCGGAACAGGTGACAGACTGATGCGTTTTTCAACGCCAGTTGTACGGTTCATCACTTGATCGAAACCGAAGGCGAAAAAGATGACGCCGAACGTAATGAGTAAGATGAATGACGGTGTGTATGTTTCTGCATAGCTTAAATTTCCTGCATATGTTTGATTGCCGAATAATTGCCCCATGAACAGATACGTAACTGGTGGAACAATAATTGTGAAGACCATGTAAAACAATTCTCTTGAAAACATGAGCAGGTCGTATTTTAATTGTGTCGCTAACATATTTTTCTCCTCCTTAAATGGATACCTTCGTCAGATAGAATTCGTTAATGGATTTGAACCCCGATGCTAAAATACCTTCTGTTGTGTCGTAGATTTCATTGATGCCGTTATTGATGAGCATCACTTTGTCGCAGTACATTTCAATTTCATCCATATTATGTGTTGTTAAAATGACCGTGCCGCCTGTGCGCTTGTTGTAATCGGTAATGTATGACCATAAGATGTTGCGCATATGAGGGTCTAAACCGGTCGTTGGTTCATCCAAAATCAATAGCTTTGGTTGTGATAAAAAGGCAATCGCTAGGCTGACAATTTGCTTCCAGCCACCAGAAAGCTTATCGAAATATTTTTTACGGTGTGGTGCCAATTTGAAGTCCTCGATGATGG comes from Sporosarcina sp. FSL K6-3457 and encodes:
- a CDS encoding FmdE family protein — translated: MKEFNELLKEAAEYHGHLCAGQILGVRIGMAGLKWLQIDEPVGNKSLIIYVETDRCAADALQTVTGCKLGKRSLKHMDYGKMAATFVNIYENKAVRVVVPGHVRELAKNYSSNKENPYMEAYKVMPDEELLLFEEVIVDFKPEDLPGKPLRRITCEKCGEEVNDGREVVVDSSTICKACYSTPYYKVIH
- a CDS encoding LLM class flavin-dependent oxidoreductase; translation: MMKFGLSGSSGGLESLQDDRLLTMIPQLEKWGYSSVWINEEHFQRNRSCFSPLILGATFAALSSSLRVGFSALITPLHHPLRLAEEIASMDRLSGGRVDFGVSRGHPGHYFDSYQIDASQRTELFRNGVSEILDYWTKGIVRVGDNELDFSPMPIQTPHPPIYVAAYSDDSVKWAAEAGHHLILHGIQSIESLSRCLHVFKESGGHTPSIPVGRFVYVGESDQQARDDIWPTVCQLTSRLKKIRTDRFSLINSEDDLEPELFFEQLAIIGGPETCARKIKQLNEEFGIQHVNLLSSFFGILPARLLEESLERFSKEVMPKL
- a CDS encoding FecCD family ABC transporter permease; translated protein: MKHIYKKISFKLIILLIILILLSVLSFVMGRYPIAPSVVFDILASKIIDIPKTWSDTMETVIFNVRIPRITAAIIVGGVLAVSGAAFQNLTKNPMASPDILGVSAGAGFGAALAMTIYLPWYAIQIFAFIFGLLAVGLAIAVSRIFGKDSIIVLILGGIIVGAFFQALISLLKYIADPEDTLPAITFWLMGGLSKVTNQDILIALIPMSISLFILFLIRWQINVLSIGDEEAKSLGIQTGLIRIVVILCATLMTAAAVSISGIIGWVGLIIPHMARMIVGPNFYYLLPTSFLLGGSFILLVDNISRSASSLEIPLGILTALIGTPFFVILLSKVKKGWT
- a CDS encoding LytTR family DNA-binding domain-containing protein, whose product is MKVSLNIDSAYKETKVTIESPELDHSVQEILDFIKGRETEFLVGKDGDMQHILKPRDIHYCHSEKDGVVAVTADGSFKLKEKLYELEEILPSNKFVRLSKSVIANLHEMSSFEASFNGTLCVYFKSGAKEYVSRTYVNTIKESLKMNKRRGSE
- a CDS encoding ABC transporter substrate-binding protein: MNKKMKNISIIILLIFTLVMTACGNSSVNNNNEAEEKPVTKPEVEVVQEPTEHEITDMAGRKVTLSTNIEKVVLVGSVPVLSSFLLAVGEGDKIVSGLPESFAKQNRWEYLPKFAPNLASKPKMQTESSDPNIEEILKADPDVIFTMSEDMISTFENNNLRVVFLSWKEPEDVKKTIKLVGEIFNKQEKAQEYTEYFDNSIEKVTSIVKDLSEEEKVKVLNMNVKNLSQPHAIAEWWIKQAGGLSVTEDGSNLETQNFSIEQFLDWDPEVLIVSNPSDIVELNTDGRYKNITAVKDQRIYSTPLGAHIWANRTSEQPLMVMFAAKQFYPELFKDLDVVQEMIDFYGKFYGYTLTKEEAEEILAGK
- a CDS encoding DUF364 domain-containing protein; its protein translation is MWTLYDKLIGQISDEYIANEVIAGLSWTAIQSKSLGLAMSMPRSLQPSPLSGNCQGQPIQKLANSIKSWDFFEASLGLSAINSATNTLESVLSMESEGYRQLGSKSALSLIADKVTGKRVAVIGHFPDLDKLASTCQLTILERRLQIGDTPDPAAEYLLPEQDIVIMTSSTLINKTAPRLLELSKDAVTIMLGPSTPLSPVLFEMGVDMISGLIVEDEENVLRCVKEGGGMRTFRNAVRYVNLAKADSLIGKWEMKSERV
- a CDS encoding methyltransferase dimerization domain-containing protein gives rise to the protein MVSLQSSTQLKDIHFIQNLFYGHYRLSIVSAGVELGLFQSLEHEQWTKEQINDKYGLDGQFTGIFLQSLVDLNLLVLEEKLFKNSDLASIYLVPTSSYYQGDLLIQALKEEERWNNLAKVLTKKDIPQPVIDESYMNAQEQFALYEQTEIINRIKRWEGYSSAKSILDVSNPAGIFAFSLCKENSLLQGDVICPVNQFDYATKYLKSHSLESNVTIQNYNLKELLTGNTNKKFDIIILSHSLYQYRKELLPTYEKVANFVNPGGLLISNHWFCSPGCGEEDQGLSDLNKAVSIGGHPLCHEERYKTFITDSGFTLLADSTVPSLCGDSKFHMAVRNLDQVESSGEAEESCCKR
- a CDS encoding DUF3021 domain-containing protein — encoded protein: MKTFLFRSMIGIFFGAFIAVLLTNSVVFWGEQDVLDGQLFLKNSLGSIFSGWFFTVSPLYFENTNLRLSQQTALHFVTVVVLYFILAFGIGWIPFTMKSFLLTLGLFIVVYAIFWTSFYLYFRNQAKKLNAELNDLS
- a CDS encoding class I SAM-dependent rRNA methyltransferase codes for the protein MTKTIDLQVNAKNIADLKKGYPLILKEAIINVNVLTEEGAIVRLVDRDRRFVAKGYYGNQNKGIGWVLTQKEEEAIDFNFFESKIAKALERREALFADPDTTAFRVFNGEGDGIGGLSIDFFDGYYMVSWYSQGIYSMKHHVYSVLDKIVEYKGIYEKKRFDMKGEYIEQDDFVRGEQGDFPIIVKENGMNFAVNLNDGAMTGIFLDQRDMRQAIRDKYAQGKNVLNTFSYTGAFSVAAALGGAMKTTSVDLAKRSLAKTIEQFSVNGIDYEQQDIKVMDVFEYFRYAKRNELKFDLVILDPPSFARTKKYSFSTAKDYPALLKDAIAITEKNGVIVASTNNASFGMKKFKTFIEEAFKDAGSSFKILEESSLPRDFRTNRDFPEFNYLKVVVLQKLK
- a CDS encoding DUF364 domain-containing protein, with amino-acid sequence MVEVAKKDDILQEAADIIRTTLGDQLATITIERAAIGLFFTGVKLSNGYGGVSYTPIKSIPEAVCCPSSAASMPIPGKIRGASAESFLKDIHSNSMIRKSFAIAVLNALANTCWHLAPPTEYTIEKGVDPIDVIDIPENALVVVIGALAPYLRRFKKWKQPFIVLELDPATLKEDELPYFRPASEAPEVIPQADVLIATGTTLINDTIHSLLSYCKEDAQVVIVGPTSSMLPIPFFKRGVNVIGGVMVTKPDELLDMISEGGSGYHFFGKSAEKIVIQAK
- a CDS encoding ABC transporter ATP-binding protein, producing MILEVKDLYYSHNKDSPILKGISFSIAKGDVLCLLGPNGTGKTTLIRCLLGMNRLESGDVFLGGINTKKMTAKEMSKKIAYVPQTTIVSFPYTVEDMVVMGRNPHIGYLSSPGKKDMEMVTDTLEKLDIIHLKDRTFSELSGGEKQMVMVARALVQQAEIMIMDEPTASLDYGNESKILRTIRQISETGISIVLITHSPNHAFLSGNKVAIMTGGKIQDYGRPNDVITSECLSELYGTPIGVTAANFEGTSMEGMKVCVPFLD